A part of Streptomyces sp. NBC_00557 genomic DNA contains:
- a CDS encoding DUF6412 domain-containing protein translates to MIRRLVRSRALAPLLLLLLPVLLLDAGNLSATVALAATTAAGAAFAACVLIAARTAPAVPPTRVRTAIRDRARRTAFLPQRDPDAPGRRRPRAPGQGLPATAA, encoded by the coding sequence GTGATCCGGCGTCTCGTACGGTCGCGTGCGCTCGCCCCGCTGCTGCTCCTGCTCCTGCCGGTCCTGCTGCTCGACGCCGGCAACCTCTCCGCGACCGTCGCGCTCGCCGCGACCACGGCGGCCGGGGCCGCCTTCGCCGCCTGCGTGCTGATCGCCGCCCGCACCGCGCCCGCCGTACCGCCCACCCGGGTGCGCACGGCGATCCGCGACCGGGCCCGGCGTACGGCCTTCCTGCCGCAGCGCGATCCCGACGCACCCGGCCGGCGACGGCCCAGGGCGCCCGGGCAGGGCCTTCCGGCGACCGCCGCGTAG
- a CDS encoding ROK family transcriptional regulator produces the protein MGGVNRASTGSSAAAMGPGGAAGRTGANLGAVRSHNAALVLALLRDAGAEGISRLELAERTGLTPQAVSKITARLREEGLAAEAGRRASTGGKPRTVLRLVPEAGHAVGVHLDRDELRVVLVDLDGAVVGERRAGLGLGAGVDAVPAVVVDAVETVARESLGRGGAGLSGAGTLLGVGVAVPGPLDHARGVLHRVTGFPEWDGFPLRDALAERLGVPVVVDKDTNAAALGLSVGGEGGAGGSFAYLHLGTGLGAGLVIGGRVHRGARTGAGEFGHQVIQLGGPVCECGDRGCVEALCLDAVRRGETAEAARVLGVGAANLVGLLDIDAVLLGGRTVAGAPEVFVRGVGEVLDARARREGATGGAVPVRRAPRGERVVAEGAAQLLLAPVFGRGEA, from the coding sequence ATGGGTGGCGTGAACAGGGCGAGTACGGGGTCGAGCGCGGCGGCGATGGGGCCTGGTGGGGCCGCGGGGCGTACGGGGGCGAATCTCGGGGCGGTGCGCAGTCACAACGCCGCGCTGGTGCTGGCGTTGTTGCGGGACGCCGGGGCGGAGGGGATCAGCCGGCTGGAACTGGCCGAGCGCACCGGGCTGACCCCGCAGGCCGTCAGCAAGATCACCGCGCGGCTGCGGGAGGAGGGGCTCGCGGCGGAGGCCGGGCGACGGGCGTCGACCGGGGGCAAGCCGCGGACCGTGCTGCGGCTGGTGCCGGAGGCCGGGCACGCGGTGGGGGTGCATCTGGACCGCGACGAGCTGAGGGTGGTGCTGGTCGATCTCGACGGGGCCGTGGTGGGCGAGCGGCGGGCCGGGCTGGGGCTCGGAGCCGGGGTGGACGCCGTACCCGCGGTGGTCGTCGACGCGGTGGAGACGGTGGCGCGGGAGAGCCTGGGCCGCGGCGGCGCGGGGCTTTCCGGCGCCGGGACGCTGCTCGGGGTGGGGGTGGCGGTGCCGGGGCCGCTCGATCATGCGCGCGGGGTGCTGCACCGGGTGACCGGGTTTCCCGAGTGGGACGGGTTTCCGCTGCGGGACGCGCTCGCCGAGCGGCTGGGGGTGCCGGTCGTGGTCGACAAGGACACCAACGCCGCGGCGCTCGGGCTGTCGGTCGGCGGTGAGGGAGGCGCCGGCGGGTCCTTCGCGTACCTGCACCTCGGTACGGGGCTCGGCGCGGGCCTGGTGATCGGCGGGCGGGTGCACCGCGGGGCGCGGACGGGGGCGGGGGAGTTCGGGCACCAGGTGATCCAGCTCGGCGGGCCGGTGTGCGAGTGCGGGGACCGGGGGTGCGTGGAGGCGCTGTGCCTGGACGCCGTACGGCGCGGGGAGACGGCGGAGGCGGCGCGGGTGCTCGGAGTGGGGGCGGCGAACCTGGTCGGGCTGCTGGACATCGACGCGGTGCTGCTGGGCGGGCGGACCGTCGCCGGGGCGCCGGAGGTGTTCGTGCGGGGGGTCGGGGAGGTCCTCGACGCCCGGGCCCGGCGCGAGGGGGCGACGGGCGGGGCGGTGCCGGTGCGGCGCGCTCCGCGGGGCGAGCGGGTGGTCGCGGAGGGCGCGGCGCAGCTGTTGCTGGCGCCGGTGTTCGGGAGGGGGGAGGCGTGA
- a CDS encoding MFS transporter: MTGLDSATAPASAAPAVHGATTRDAPARPRATLALTSAATAVTLMTYTAPMVTLPGTATALHTPLSAQAWLLNGTPLGLAAVLLVAGSLADDYGRRRIFLAGTLALGLTTALGAFSTSTWQFTLARIAQGAASAAILASSLGLLVAAFPSPRGRLHATGVWGAFVSGGIAVGPLVAGALPNWRVAYGVLGAAAVVLAALGTRALTESRAPRGGRPDIPGALTFGLALVALVAALTLGRDGWLRAPVGLLLAAAVALLALFAAVEHRTGTPMIELSLLRHTPFLASAAGGLFTGLAVIGMFSFLPALFQQVLHLSPIRTAWLLLLWSGLSFLVALQVKHLAGRIAPRAQLAVGFALHAVAVLTMLGALASGSWTRLLPGLIVSGVGSGLLNGALPLLAVDSVPRERAAMGSGAQQTLRYIGSCAGVALTIAVATSSRTLASGTNTALLVSAGLAVVGAALVGVLRERRR, translated from the coding sequence ATGACCGGGCTCGACTCCGCCACCGCCCCCGCGTCCGCCGCCCCCGCCGTACACGGCGCCACCACCCGGGACGCCCCCGCCCGCCCCCGGGCCACGCTCGCCCTGACCAGCGCGGCCACCGCCGTCACGCTGATGACGTACACCGCCCCGATGGTCACGCTGCCCGGCACCGCGACCGCCCTGCACACCCCGCTCTCCGCCCAGGCCTGGCTGCTGAACGGCACCCCGCTCGGCCTCGCCGCCGTACTGCTCGTCGCCGGCAGCCTCGCCGACGACTACGGCCGCCGCCGGATCTTCCTCGCCGGCACGCTGGCCCTCGGCCTCACCACCGCGCTCGGCGCCTTCTCGACGTCCACCTGGCAGTTCACCCTCGCCCGCATCGCCCAGGGCGCGGCGAGCGCGGCGATCCTCGCGAGCAGCCTCGGCCTGCTGGTCGCCGCCTTCCCGTCCCCGCGCGGCCGGCTGCACGCGACCGGCGTGTGGGGCGCCTTCGTCAGCGGCGGCATCGCCGTGGGACCACTGGTCGCGGGCGCGCTGCCGAACTGGCGGGTGGCGTACGGCGTGCTGGGCGCGGCGGCCGTCGTCCTGGCCGCGCTGGGCACCCGCGCGCTCACCGAATCACGCGCGCCGCGCGGCGGCCGCCCGGACATCCCGGGCGCCCTGACCTTCGGCCTGGCCCTGGTGGCGCTGGTGGCGGCCCTGACCCTGGGCCGCGACGGCTGGCTGCGCGCCCCGGTCGGCCTGCTGCTCGCGGCCGCGGTCGCCCTCCTCGCGCTCTTCGCCGCCGTGGAGCACCGGACGGGCACCCCGATGATCGAGCTGAGCCTGCTGCGCCACACACCGTTCCTGGCCTCGGCCGCGGGCGGCCTGTTCACCGGCCTCGCGGTGATCGGCATGTTCAGCTTCCTGCCGGCCCTGTTCCAGCAGGTCCTCCACCTGTCCCCGATACGGACGGCCTGGCTGCTCCTGCTCTGGTCCGGCCTGAGCTTCCTGGTCGCCCTCCAGGTCAAGCACCTGGCCGGCCGGATCGCCCCGCGCGCACAGCTCGCCGTCGGCTTCGCCCTGCACGCCGTCGCCGTCCTGACCATGCTCGGCGCCCTCGCCTCCGGCTCCTGGACCCGGCTGCTGCCCGGCCTGATCGTCAGCGGCGTCGGCAGCGGCCTGCTCAACGGCGCGCTGCCGCTGCTGGCCGTGGACTCGGTTCCGCGCGAACGGGCCGCGATGGGCTCCGGCGCCCAGCAGACCCTCCGCTACATCGGCTCCTGCGCCGGCGTCGCCCTGACCATCGCCGTCGCCACCTCCTCCCGCACCCTGGCGAGCGGCACGAACACCGCCCTGCTGGTGTCGGCGGGTCTGGCAGTGGTGGGCGCGGCACTGGTGGGGGTGCTGCGGGAGCGG
- a CDS encoding GntR family transcriptional regulator: MDYPNDQAPGAPVRSGIPEHGRIPKYYAVKARIAALLEELGEDSVIPTERDLAERYDVARETVRQAVRELVLEGRLRRKGRGTVVAGPKLAQPLSLASYTEGVRRQGRTPGRTLVTLDRFPCPDALAAETGLTRGEPVWHLERVLLADEERVGLESTYVAVARVPRLDSDFDPDSSFYGYLAAQGIAFGDADERIETVLATPREALLIGTPPALPMLLIHRVSRDAEGRPLERVRSLYRGDRFSFTTHLKG, encoded by the coding sequence GTGGACTACCCGAACGACCAGGCCCCCGGCGCCCCCGTCCGCTCCGGCATCCCCGAGCACGGGCGCATCCCCAAGTACTACGCGGTGAAGGCGCGGATCGCCGCCCTGCTGGAGGAGCTGGGCGAGGACAGCGTCATCCCCACCGAGCGGGATCTCGCCGAGCGGTACGACGTCGCCCGGGAGACGGTGCGGCAGGCCGTGCGGGAGCTGGTCCTGGAGGGGCGGCTGCGGCGCAAGGGGCGGGGGACCGTGGTCGCCGGGCCCAAGCTCGCCCAGCCGCTGTCCCTCGCCAGCTACACCGAGGGCGTGCGGCGGCAGGGCCGCACTCCCGGTCGTACGCTCGTCACCCTGGACCGCTTCCCCTGCCCGGACGCCCTCGCCGCCGAGACGGGTCTCACCCGGGGCGAGCCCGTCTGGCACCTGGAGCGCGTGCTGCTCGCCGACGAGGAGCGGGTGGGCCTGGAGAGCACGTACGTGGCCGTGGCGCGGGTGCCCCGGCTGGACTCCGACTTCGACCCCGACTCCTCCTTCTACGGCTATCTCGCCGCCCAGGGCATCGCCTTCGGCGACGCCGACGAACGGATCGAGACCGTGCTGGCCACGCCTCGCGAGGCCCTGCTCATCGGCACCCCGCCCGCTCTGCCGATGCTGCTGATCCACCGGGTGTCCCGGGACGCGGAGGGGCGGCCCCTGGAGCGCGTGCGCTCGCTGTACCGGGGCGACCGGTTCTCCTTCACCACGCATCTCAAAGGCTGA
- a CDS encoding YidC/Oxa1 family membrane protein insertase encodes MSVSPVFSVVAQLVERLAGLLQPLFHASAAAAAIVLFTALVRLLVHPLSRAAARGQRARAELQPRIAELRRKYAEDPRRLQQAVLELHAEERVSPLSGCLPGLLQMPAFFLLYHLFSSTTIGGAGNGLLAHRLFAAPLGGRWADALADGGVFGPAGLVYLGLFAVVAVVAAFNYRRAQRMTAENPVAAVGGGGERVPGLGAVTRAMPFLSFFTLVTVAVVPLAAALYVVTSTAWSAVERAVLYR; translated from the coding sequence ATGTCCGTCTCCCCTGTCTTCTCCGTTGTCGCCCAGCTGGTCGAGCGCCTCGCCGGCCTGCTCCAGCCGCTCTTCCACGCCTCCGCGGCCGCCGCGGCGATCGTCCTGTTCACCGCACTCGTACGGCTCCTCGTCCACCCGCTGTCCCGGGCCGCCGCCCGCGGGCAGCGGGCCCGCGCCGAACTCCAGCCGCGCATCGCCGAGCTGCGCCGGAAGTACGCCGAGGATCCGCGGCGGCTGCAGCAGGCGGTGCTCGAACTGCACGCCGAGGAACGCGTCTCGCCGCTGTCCGGCTGCCTGCCCGGCCTGCTCCAGATGCCCGCCTTCTTCCTGCTCTACCACCTCTTCTCCAGCACCACGATCGGCGGCGCGGGCAACGGCCTGCTCGCCCACCGGCTGTTCGCGGCGCCGCTGGGCGGGCGCTGGGCCGACGCGCTCGCCGACGGCGGGGTGTTCGGCCCGGCCGGGCTGGTCTACCTCGGACTGTTCGCCGTCGTCGCCGTCGTCGCCGCCTTCAACTACCGCCGCGCCCAGCGCATGACGGCGGAGAACCCGGTCGCGGCGGTCGGCGGGGGCGGCGAGCGGGTGCCCGGACTCGGCGCGGTCACCAGGGCGATGCCGTTCCTGTCCTTCTTCACGCTCGTCACCGTGGCGGTCGTCCCGCTGGCCGCCGCGCTCTACGTCGTCACCAGCACGGCGTGGAGCGCGGTCGAGCGGGCCGTGCTGTACCGGTAG
- a CDS encoding VOC family protein gives MRIESSQKITTFLMFEGNAEAAMTFYTSLFDDAEIVHVTRYGAGGPGKEGSVQHATFSLAGQQFMCVDSPAQHEFTFTPAISLFVQCENEAEIDRLHTALSDQGTELMPLGDYGFSRKFSWVNDRFGVSWQLNLPRA, from the coding sequence ATGAGGATCGAGTCGTCGCAGAAGATCACCACGTTTCTGATGTTCGAGGGCAACGCCGAGGCCGCGATGACCTTCTACACCTCGCTCTTCGACGACGCGGAGATCGTCCACGTCACCCGGTACGGCGCCGGCGGGCCCGGCAAGGAGGGCAGTGTGCAGCACGCGACGTTCTCGCTCGCCGGGCAGCAGTTCATGTGCGTCGACAGCCCCGCGCAGCACGAGTTCACCTTCACGCCGGCGATCTCGCTCTTCGTCCAGTGCGAGAACGAGGCCGAGATCGACCGCCTCCACACCGCCCTCTCCGACCAGGGCACGGAACTCATGCCCTTGGGCGACTACGGCTTCAGCCGGAAGTTCAGCTGGGTCAACGACCGCTTCGGGGTGTCCTGGCAGCTGAACCTGCCAAGGGCGTGA
- a CDS encoding winged helix-turn-helix transcriptional regulator, translating to MALGKDYASQECSIARALEIVGERWTLLVVRDALYGVRRYNDFLAHLGIPRAVLAARLQTLTAEGILEKRRYQQSPPRDEYVLTERGIALWPTLRALGLWGRQHFTEGPLRYFRHAECGTELGPYGECPACGAVVPVGDVVMEPGPGLDPDPADPVSRALLKPKRLLEPLETEPA from the coding sequence ATGGCACTGGGCAAGGACTACGCGTCGCAGGAGTGCTCGATCGCCCGCGCGCTCGAGATCGTCGGCGAGCGCTGGACGCTGCTCGTCGTCCGCGACGCCCTCTACGGCGTCCGGCGGTACAACGACTTCCTGGCCCACCTCGGCATCCCGCGCGCCGTCCTCGCCGCCCGGCTGCAGACCCTGACCGCCGAGGGCATCCTCGAGAAGCGGCGGTACCAGCAGTCGCCGCCGCGCGACGAGTACGTCCTCACCGAGCGCGGCATCGCCCTGTGGCCCACCCTGCGCGCCCTCGGCCTGTGGGGGCGCCAGCACTTCACCGAGGGGCCGCTGCGGTACTTCCGGCACGCGGAGTGCGGCACGGAACTCGGCCCGTACGGCGAATGTCCCGCGTGCGGGGCCGTCGTACCGGTCGGGGACGTGGTCATGGAGCCCGGGCCCGGCCTCGACCCGGACCCCGCGGATCCGGTCAGCCGGGCCCTGCTGAAGCCGAAACGGCTGCTGGAGCCGCTGGAGACGGAGCCCGCCTGA
- a CDS encoding Gfo/Idh/MocA family protein — translation MTGRTTATPLRVGLIGYGLAGSVFHAPLIAATEGLALDTVVTSSPERQQQARAEFPDVRLAATAEELFDRADELDLVVIASPNKTHVPLAATALKTGLPVVVDKPLAGTAAEARDLAALAEERGLLLSVFQNRRWDNDFLTLRKLISQGDLGDVWRFESRFERWRPQLKGGWRESGDPAEIGGLLYDLGSHVVDQALVLFGPVTEVYAETDVRRPGAETDDDTFIALTHAGGVRSHLYVSATTAQLGPRFRVLGSRAGYVKYGLDPQEAALREGLRPGPQWGAEPESLYGRIGAGESPLTGGGTAVPTVPGDYPAYYAAVARALTGAGPNPVTALEAAAALDVLEAARTSAREKVTVTL, via the coding sequence ATGACAGGACGCACGACTGCCACCCCTCTCCGCGTCGGCCTGATCGGCTACGGCCTCGCCGGCTCCGTCTTCCACGCCCCGCTGATCGCCGCCACCGAGGGCCTCGCCCTGGACACGGTGGTCACCTCCAGCCCGGAGCGGCAGCAACAGGCACGCGCCGAGTTCCCGGACGTGCGGCTCGCCGCCACCGCCGAGGAGCTGTTCGACCGCGCGGACGAGCTGGACCTGGTCGTCATCGCCTCCCCGAACAAGACGCACGTCCCGCTCGCCGCCACCGCCCTCAAGACCGGCCTGCCGGTCGTCGTCGACAAGCCGCTCGCGGGCACGGCGGCCGAGGCCCGCGACCTCGCGGCCCTCGCCGAGGAACGCGGCCTTCTCCTGTCCGTCTTCCAGAACCGCCGCTGGGACAACGACTTCCTGACCCTGCGCAAGCTGATCTCCCAGGGCGACCTGGGAGACGTATGGCGCTTCGAGTCCCGCTTCGAGCGCTGGCGCCCCCAGCTCAAGGGCGGCTGGCGCGAGTCCGGCGACCCGGCAGAGATCGGAGGTCTGCTCTACGACCTCGGCAGCCATGTCGTCGACCAGGCGCTGGTCCTCTTCGGCCCGGTCACCGAGGTGTACGCCGAGACGGACGTCCGCCGCCCCGGCGCCGAGACCGACGACGACACCTTCATCGCGCTCACCCACGCCGGCGGCGTCCGCTCCCACCTCTACGTCTCCGCGACGACCGCCCAGCTCGGCCCGCGCTTCCGGGTCCTCGGCTCCCGCGCGGGCTATGTCAAGTACGGCCTCGACCCGCAGGAGGCGGCGCTGCGCGAGGGCCTGCGCCCCGGCCCGCAGTGGGGCGCCGAGCCGGAGTCCCTGTACGGCCGCATCGGCGCCGGGGAGTCGCCGCTGACCGGCGGCGGCACGGCCGTACCGACCGTCCCCGGCGACTACCCCGCCTACTACGCGGCCGTCGCCCGCGCCCTGACCGGCGCCGGCCCCAACCCGGTGACCGCCCTGGAGGCGGCCGCCGCCCTCGACGTACTGGAAGCGGCCCGCACGTCGGCCCGCGAGAAGGTGACGGTGACCCTCTGA
- a CDS encoding serine hydrolase domain-containing protein, with protein sequence MPRIPTCVLTDASAARVTDGHAVDRFVEIGSFTKVLTGTALMRMAAAGLLDADDPVERWLPAVPGTGITLRHLAAHTSGLPRLPPGAARRRDPYAAFDADALHRLLGRLDSVAVRPPGRQEEYSNLGYAVLGAALSGAAGASYEELLAEYVLRPLDVHEVSARPDRDRRLLAPGLFGRGRRPWTMDGAILPAGGLWATPRAVADLLVRLVIERRLGDPAPSWQTAGPVHWHNGATRHASVFAAARADGRWVVVHRLGGDSDATDQAGIGLLRDAGAA encoded by the coding sequence ATGCCTCGCATTCCCACCTGCGTCCTCACCGACGCCTCTGCCGCACGCGTCACCGACGGCCACGCCGTGGACCGGTTCGTGGAGATCGGCTCCTTCACCAAGGTGCTCACCGGTACGGCGCTCATGCGCATGGCCGCCGCGGGCCTGCTCGACGCCGACGACCCCGTCGAGCGCTGGCTCCCCGCCGTACCCGGCACCGGTATCACCCTGCGGCACCTGGCCGCGCACACGTCCGGACTGCCGCGCCTGCCGCCCGGAGCGGCCCGCCGCCGTGATCCGTACGCCGCGTTCGACGCCGACGCCCTGCACCGGCTGCTGGGCCGTCTGGACTCGGTGGCCGTCCGCCCGCCGGGCCGGCAGGAGGAGTACTCGAACCTGGGGTACGCCGTCCTGGGCGCCGCGCTGTCCGGGGCGGCCGGCGCGTCGTACGAGGAACTGCTCGCCGAGTACGTGCTGCGCCCGCTGGACGTCCACGAGGTGAGCGCACGGCCCGACCGGGACCGGCGGCTGCTCGCCCCGGGGCTGTTCGGCAGGGGCCGGCGGCCGTGGACCATGGACGGGGCGATCCTTCCGGCGGGCGGGCTGTGGGCGACGCCGCGCGCGGTCGCCGACCTGCTCGTCCGGCTGGTGATCGAGCGCCGGCTGGGCGATCCCGCGCCCTCGTGGCAGACGGCGGGGCCGGTCCACTGGCACAACGGCGCGACCCGCCACGCGTCGGTGTTCGCCGCCGCCCGCGCGGACGGCCGCTGGGTGGTCGTCCACCGGCTGGGCGGCGACTCGGACGCCACCGACCAGGCAGGCATCGGCCTGCTCCGGGACGCGGGCGCCGCCTGA
- a CDS encoding LLM class F420-dependent oxidoreductase → MSTPSTLKDRIGRYGIWSIGLRAEDPARRGELAEAAAELEQLGYGAGWLGGSSAARHAVPLLEATRTLTVGTSIQSIWDYDAETSAASFAEADAAHPGRFLLGLGVSHAKLADQYRRPYSALVAYLDALDTAGVPADRRVLAALGPKTLELSRDRAAGAVPYLVTAEHTAQAREILGPGPLLAPELKVVLETDPSRARSLARETLAMYLALPNYTNNFLRLGFTGDDLTDGGSDRLVDAVFAWGDESRIRDRIHTFHEAGADHVALQVVTGGDRDTLPREEWRRLASLLG, encoded by the coding sequence ATGAGCACCCCGAGCACCTTGAAGGACAGGATCGGCCGGTACGGCATCTGGAGCATCGGCCTGCGCGCCGAGGATCCCGCGCGGCGCGGCGAACTGGCGGAAGCGGCGGCCGAGTTGGAGCAGCTCGGCTACGGAGCCGGCTGGCTGGGCGGCAGCAGCGCCGCCCGGCACGCCGTACCGCTCCTCGAGGCGACCCGCACCCTCACCGTCGGCACCAGCATCCAGAGCATCTGGGACTACGACGCCGAGACCAGCGCCGCGTCCTTCGCCGAGGCGGACGCGGCCCACCCCGGCCGCTTCCTGCTCGGCCTCGGCGTGAGCCACGCCAAGCTCGCCGACCAGTACCGCCGGCCGTACTCGGCCCTGGTCGCCTACCTCGACGCCCTCGACACGGCCGGCGTCCCCGCGGACCGCCGCGTCCTGGCCGCCCTCGGCCCCAAGACCCTCGAACTCTCCCGGGACAGGGCGGCGGGCGCGGTGCCGTACCTGGTCACCGCGGAGCACACCGCCCAGGCCCGCGAGATCCTCGGCCCGGGCCCGCTCCTCGCCCCCGAGCTGAAGGTGGTCCTGGAGACCGACCCGTCCCGCGCCCGCTCCCTCGCCCGCGAGACCCTGGCGATGTACCTCGCCCTGCCGAACTACACCAACAACTTCCTGCGCCTCGGCTTCACCGGGGACGACCTGACGGACGGCGGCAGCGACCGCCTCGTCGACGCGGTCTTCGCCTGGGGCGACGAGAGCAGGATCCGTGACCGCATCCACACCTTCCACGAGGCGGGCGCGGACCACGTGGCCCTCCAGGTCGTCACGGGCGGTGACAGGGACACCCTCCCGAGGGAGGAGTGGCGCAGGCTGGCTTCTCTGCTGGGCTGA
- a CDS encoding heme-degrading domain-containing protein yields the protein MPHQQHHPQLTPRTTPELTPSVEELEAQERRLVFRQFTHDDAWALGSLLVELARERQAPVAIDIHRAGQQLFHAALPGSTPDNDAWIARKRRVVERYGASSYLVGARFRAKGTTFEDSSRLDPDAYAAHGGSFPITVENVGVIGAVTVSGLPQLQDHRFVVEALEQFLKV from the coding sequence ATGCCCCACCAGCAGCACCACCCGCAGCTCACGCCCCGCACCACCCCCGAACTCACGCCCTCCGTCGAGGAACTGGAGGCGCAGGAACGCCGGCTGGTGTTCCGGCAGTTCACCCACGACGACGCCTGGGCCCTCGGCTCGCTCCTGGTCGAGCTGGCCCGGGAGCGCCAGGCCCCGGTGGCCATCGACATCCACCGGGCGGGCCAGCAGCTCTTCCACGCGGCCCTGCCGGGCTCCACCCCCGACAACGACGCCTGGATCGCCCGCAAGCGCCGGGTCGTCGAGCGCTACGGCGCCTCGTCCTACCTGGTCGGCGCCCGCTTCCGCGCCAAGGGCACGACGTTCGAGGACTCCTCCCGCCTCGACCCGGACGCCTACGCGGCGCACGGCGGCTCGTTCCCCATCACCGTGGAGAACGTGGGCGTCATCGGCGCCGTCACGGTCTCGGGCCTGCCCCAGCTCCAGGACCACCGGTTCGTCGTGGAGGCGCTGGAACAGTTCCTGAAGGTGTGA
- a CDS encoding fumarylacetoacetate hydrolase family protein yields MKLLRVGTAGAERPALLDAGGTLRDLSGLVDDIDGALLADDAALGRVRAAAESGELPALDATGLRIGPPLARIGKIVCIGLNYHDHARETGAEPPAEPVVFFKAPDTVVGPNDTVLVPRGSAKTDWEVELAVVIGRTARYLGSAEEGLAHVAGYAVAHDVSEREFQIERGGTWDKGKNCETFNPLGPWLVTADEVPDPQSLSLKLWVNGELKQDGTTAEQIFPVGEVVRYVSRFMTLYPGDVINTGTPAGVAMGRPEPKPYLRAGDVVELEISGLGRQRQELKDA; encoded by the coding sequence ATGAAGCTGCTGCGAGTCGGTACGGCCGGGGCCGAGCGGCCCGCGCTGCTCGACGCCGGGGGGACCCTGAGGGACCTGTCGGGCCTCGTGGACGACATCGACGGCGCACTCCTCGCCGACGACGCCGCGCTCGGCCGGGTACGGGCGGCGGCCGAGTCCGGCGAGCTGCCCGCGCTGGACGCGACCGGACTGCGGATCGGGCCACCGCTGGCCCGCATCGGGAAGATCGTGTGCATCGGGCTCAACTACCACGACCACGCCCGCGAGACGGGCGCCGAACCGCCCGCCGAGCCGGTCGTCTTCTTCAAGGCGCCGGACACCGTCGTCGGCCCCAACGACACGGTGCTCGTCCCGCGGGGGTCGGCCAAGACCGACTGGGAAGTCGAACTGGCGGTCGTCATCGGGCGCACGGCCCGCTACCTCGGCTCCGCCGAGGAAGGCCTCGCCCATGTCGCCGGGTACGCGGTGGCGCACGACGTGTCCGAGCGGGAGTTCCAGATCGAGCGCGGCGGCACCTGGGACAAGGGCAAGAACTGCGAGACCTTCAACCCGCTGGGCCCGTGGCTGGTGACGGCGGACGAGGTGCCCGATCCGCAGAGTCTTTCGCTGAAGCTGTGGGTCAACGGCGAACTCAAGCAGGACGGCACGACCGCCGAGCAGATCTTCCCGGTCGGCGAAGTCGTCCGCTACGTCAGCCGGTTCATGACCCTCTACCCCGGCGACGTCATCAACACGGGGACGCCGGCGGGAGTGGCGATGGGCCGCCCCGAGCCGAAGCCGTACCTGCGGGCCGGTGACGTGGTGGAGCTGGAGATCAGTGGACTCGGCCGGCAGCGGCAGGAGTTGAAGGACGCGTAG